A window of the Janthinobacterium agaricidamnosum NBRC 102515 = DSM 9628 genome harbors these coding sequences:
- a CDS encoding DHA2 family efflux MFS transporter permease subunit: MTSSATKSYLPWVVATALFMEQLDSTIVNTAIPAMAASLQVTPLSLKAVVTSYILSLAVCIPISGWMADRFGTRRVFSAAVAIFTIASILCGLSVNSPMLVAARLLQGVGAAMMMPVGRLTIIRTFPKSQLLAAMNFVIIPALIGPLLGPTVGGLIVHWLSWREIFFVNVPVGLVALFLAYRYMPDYYGDKQRPLDLIGLVLFGTGIALLSWLLEVFGEHKLDPTSAAVLLFISISLLAAYAWHASEMLHPLLRLTLFKIRTFRVSVVGGFVTRLGVGGLPFLLPLLYQLGLGLPAWQSGLLMMPSAAAAMFMKVISARVLARFGYRQVLIVNTVLIGVTIAMFSLVGASTPLYAIVMISLCLGFFNSLQFSSMNTIAFADIDNADSSMASTIASSMQQLSMSFGLAFGSLITGWFLGDMPQSDRLQLASALHHAFLCLAVLTILSSLTFWTLRRGDGENISKGSSQEPDEDATQAEVVAVANVKVEGKKA, from the coding sequence ATGACCAGCTCCGCCACCAAGAGCTATTTGCCATGGGTGGTCGCGACCGCCCTGTTCATGGAGCAACTCGACTCCACCATCGTCAACACCGCCATTCCCGCCATGGCGGCCAGCCTGCAAGTGACGCCTTTGAGCTTGAAGGCGGTGGTCACCAGCTACATCCTGAGCCTGGCCGTATGCATCCCGATCAGCGGCTGGATGGCCGACCGTTTCGGCACGCGGCGCGTGTTTTCGGCGGCGGTGGCGATCTTCACCATTGCCTCGATCCTGTGCGGCCTGTCGGTCAATTCGCCGATGCTGGTCGCGGCGCGGCTGCTGCAAGGCGTCGGCGCGGCGATGATGATGCCGGTCGGACGGCTGACCATCATCCGCACCTTCCCCAAGTCGCAATTGCTGGCGGCGATGAACTTCGTGATCATCCCGGCGCTGATCGGTCCCTTGCTGGGGCCGACGGTGGGCGGCCTGATCGTGCACTGGCTGTCGTGGCGCGAAATTTTCTTCGTCAACGTGCCGGTCGGCCTGGTCGCGCTATTCCTCGCTTACCGCTACATGCCGGACTATTACGGCGACAAGCAGCGCCCGCTCGACCTGATCGGCCTGGTCCTGTTCGGCACCGGCATCGCGCTGCTGTCATGGCTGCTGGAAGTGTTCGGCGAACATAAGCTGGACCCGACCTCGGCCGCGGTGCTGCTGTTCATTTCGATCAGCCTGCTGGCCGCGTATGCGTGGCACGCCAGCGAAATGCTGCATCCGCTGCTGCGCCTGACGCTGTTCAAGATCCGCACCTTCCGGGTCTCGGTGGTCGGCGGTTTCGTGACCCGCCTCGGGGTCGGCGGCCTGCCCTTCCTGCTGCCGCTGCTGTACCAGCTTGGCCTGGGCTTGCCGGCCTGGCAATCGGGCTTGCTGATGATGCCGTCGGCGGCCGCCGCGATGTTCATGAAAGTGATTTCGGCGCGGGTGCTGGCGCGTTTCGGCTACCGCCAGGTGCTGATCGTCAATACGGTGCTGATCGGCGTGACGATCGCCATGTTTTCGCTGGTCGGCGCCAGTACGCCGCTGTATGCGATCGTGATGATCAGCCTGTGCCTGGGCTTTTTCAATTCGCTGCAATTTTCCAGCATGAACACCATCGCCTTCGCCGACATCGACAACGCCGACTCCAGCATGGCCAGTACCATCGCCAGCTCGATGCAGCAATTGTCGATGAGCTTCGGACTGGCCTTCGGCTCGCTGATCACCGGCTGGTTCCTCGGCGACATGCCGCAAAGCGACCGCCTGCAACTGGCCAGCGCGCTGCACCACGCCTTCCTGTGCCTGGCCGTGCTGACCATCCTGTCGTCGCTGACCTTCTGGACCTTGCGCCGCGGCGATGGCGAAAACATCAGCAAGGGCAGTTCGCAAGAACCCGACGAGGACGCCACGCAAGCCGAAGTGGTGGCGGTGGCCAACGTCAAGGTCGAAGGCAAGAAAGCGTAA
- a CDS encoding HlyC/CorC family transporter: MDTVPIWVQILALALLILCSAFFAMAETALMAANRHRLRHMAKRGSRRASTTLWLLDRTDKLLSLILIANTMINAMATALVTVIAIGAFGYDEQVILLSTGGVAFLLIVFAEISPKVIGATFPEHIALPTSMILKPLMSVAKPLIWFVNLFVYLVLRLFRIKQGGKLHDTRLSPEELRSIVLEGGNFIPQKHKSILLNLFDLETICVEDIMIPRAQIEALNLASTVEEITRQLTTCYHNKLPVYQGEINQIAGILHVRKAVALLNQEEELTVDHFRALLSAPYFIPPDTGVFAQLQYFQENRERLGIIVDEYGEVQGLVTLDDIIEEMIGEFTTSTPGAARADSFGWDASGECLLEGTTALRDINKRLGLDFSLDGPKTVNGMLLELLQDIPEAPVSVKIGHCIIEVVQVQNQAIKMVKIKKPLQTVMALED; encoded by the coding sequence TTGGATACCGTGCCCATATGGGTGCAAATTCTTGCACTCGCACTCCTGATACTCTGCTCGGCCTTTTTCGCGATGGCCGAAACCGCCCTGATGGCGGCCAACCGCCACCGCCTGCGCCATATGGCCAAACGCGGCAGCCGGCGCGCCAGCACCACGCTGTGGCTGCTGGACCGCACCGACAAGCTGCTGTCGCTGATCCTGATCGCCAACACCATGATCAACGCCATGGCCACCGCGCTGGTGACGGTGATCGCGATCGGCGCCTTTGGCTACGACGAACAGGTGATCTTGCTGTCGACCGGCGGCGTGGCGTTCCTGCTGATCGTGTTCGCCGAAATTTCACCGAAGGTAATCGGCGCCACCTTCCCGGAACATATCGCGCTGCCGACCAGCATGATCCTGAAACCGCTGATGAGCGTGGCCAAGCCGCTGATCTGGTTCGTCAACCTGTTCGTCTACCTGGTGTTGCGGCTGTTCCGCATCAAGCAGGGCGGCAAGTTGCACGACACCCGGCTGTCGCCGGAGGAATTGCGTTCGATCGTGCTGGAAGGCGGCAACTTCATTCCGCAAAAACATAAAAGCATCTTGCTCAACCTGTTCGACCTGGAAACCATCTGCGTCGAAGACATCATGATTCCGCGCGCCCAGATCGAAGCGCTGAACCTGGCCAGCACGGTCGAGGAAATCACCCGGCAACTGACCACCTGCTATCACAATAAATTGCCGGTCTATCAAGGCGAGATCAACCAGATCGCCGGCATTTTGCATGTGCGCAAGGCGGTGGCCTTGTTGAACCAGGAAGAGGAATTGACAGTCGACCATTTCCGCGCCTTGCTCAGCGCACCGTATTTCATTCCGCCAGATACCGGTGTGTTTGCACAGTTGCAATATTTCCAGGAGAATCGCGAACGGCTCGGCATCATCGTCGATGAATACGGCGAAGTACAGGGCCTGGTGACGCTGGACGACATCATCGAGGAAATGATCGGCGAATTCACCACCTCGACGCCGGGCGCCGCGCGCGCCGACTCGTTCGGCTGGGATGCCAGCGGCGAATGCTTGCTGGAAGGCACCACGGCCTTACGCGACATCAACAAGCGCCTGGGACTGGACTTTTCGCTGGATGGTCCGAAGACCGTCAACGGCATGCTGCTGGAATTGTTGCAGGATATTCCGGAAGCGCCGGTCAGCGTCAAGATCGGCCATTGCATCATCGAAGTGGTGCAAGTGCAAAACCAGGCGATCAAGATGGTCAAGATCAAAAAACCGCTGCAAACGGTGATGGCATTAGAGGATTGA
- the pilB gene encoding type IV-A pilus assembly ATPase PilB: MAAVSPIVAQASGTAMPGLARALLQAGHLNAAVADTLHKKSLQEKQSFIDVLLSSGAIDAAGLALFCSETFAYPLLDLRTLSLDALPQKSIDNRLMQSQRVIPLTRRGNKMSVAISDPTNTQALDQIKFQTEASVEPVIVQHDVLLQVLASLNKSSEQIISDLGGDHQEIQFAEEETAAPDPSANEVEDAPIVRFLNKILMDAVNLGASDIHFEPFEKYFRIRLRVDGVLLDHAQPPVSIREKLVSRIKVLARLDISEKRIPQDGRMRLILSPVRTIDFRVSTLPTLFGEKTVMRILDATQAQMGIDALGYEPDQKALLLDAITRPYGMVLVTGPTGSGKTVSLYTCLNVINKPGINISTAEDPAEINMPGVNQVNVNERAGLTFPVALKSFLRQDPDVIMVGEIRDLETADIAIKAAQTGHMVFSTLHTNDAPSTLTRLMNMGVAPFNIASSVILITAQRLTRRLCSCKQPVEMIDELLLKAGFLPEELDGSWKPHGPVGCERCNGTGYKGRVGIYQIMPITEAIEKIILAHGNSLEIARQAESEGVVSLRRAGLSKVRQGLTSLEEVLGCTNE; this comes from the coding sequence ATGGCAGCAGTCTCTCCTATCGTCGCTCAAGCTTCCGGCACGGCCATGCCTGGCCTGGCGCGAGCATTGCTGCAAGCCGGGCATTTGAATGCCGCGGTGGCCGATACGCTGCACAAAAAATCATTACAAGAAAAGCAATCCTTCATCGATGTGCTGCTGTCCAGCGGCGCCATCGACGCGGCCGGGCTGGCGCTGTTTTGCTCGGAAACCTTTGCCTACCCGCTACTCGATTTACGCACCCTGAGCCTGGATGCGCTGCCGCAAAAAAGCATCGACAACCGCTTGATGCAAAGCCAGCGCGTGATTCCGCTGACACGGCGCGGCAACAAGATGTCGGTGGCGATTTCCGATCCGACCAATACCCAGGCGCTGGACCAGATCAAGTTCCAGACCGAAGCGTCGGTGGAACCGGTGATCGTGCAGCATGACGTGCTGCTGCAAGTGCTGGCCAGCCTGAATAAAAGCAGCGAGCAAATCATCAGCGACCTGGGCGGCGATCACCAGGAAATCCAGTTCGCCGAAGAAGAAACCGCCGCGCCCGATCCTTCCGCCAATGAAGTCGAAGATGCGCCCATCGTGCGCTTCCTCAACAAGATCTTGATGGATGCGGTCAACCTGGGCGCGTCGGATATCCATTTTGAACCGTTCGAGAAATATTTCCGGATACGCTTGCGGGTCGATGGCGTGTTGCTCGATCACGCGCAGCCGCCGGTATCGATCCGGGAAAAACTCGTGTCGCGCATCAAGGTGCTGGCGCGGCTGGATATTTCCGAAAAGCGCATCCCGCAAGACGGCCGCATGCGGCTGATCCTGTCGCCGGTGCGCACCATCGATTTCCGGGTCAGCACGCTGCCGACGCTGTTCGGCGAAAAAACCGTGATGCGGATACTCGACGCCACCCAGGCCCAGATGGGCATCGACGCGCTCGGTTACGAGCCGGACCAGAAAGCGCTGCTGCTCGATGCAATTACCCGTCCCTACGGCATGGTGCTGGTGACCGGGCCGACCGGTTCCGGCAAGACCGTGTCGCTGTACACTTGCCTGAACGTGATCAACAAGCCCGGCATCAATATTTCAACGGCGGAAGATCCAGCCGAGATCAATATGCCGGGCGTCAACCAGGTCAACGTCAATGAACGGGCCGGCCTGACCTTCCCGGTGGCGTTGAAATCGTTCCTGCGGCAAGATCCGGACGTCATCATGGTCGGCGAGATCCGCGACCTGGAAACCGCCGACATCGCCATCAAGGCGGCGCAAACCGGCCACATGGTGTTTTCCACCTTGCATACCAACGATGCCCCGTCGACGCTGACGCGCTTGATGAATATGGGCGTGGCGCCGTTCAATATCGCCTCGTCGGTGATCCTGATCACGGCGCAGCGCCTGACCCGCCGCCTGTGTTCCTGCAAGCAGCCGGTCGAGATGATCGATGAACTGCTGCTGAAAGCCGGTTTCCTGCCGGAAGAACTCGATGGCAGCTGGAAACCGCATGGCCCGGTCGGCTGCGAACGCTGCAACGGCACCGGCTACAAGGGCCGGGTCGGGATTTACCAGATCATGCCGATCACCGAAGCGATCGAGAAAATCATCCTGGCGCACGGCAACTCGCTGGAAATTGCCCGCCAGGCCGAATCGGAAGGCGTGGTGTCGCTGCGCCGGGCCGGCTTGAGCAAGGTGCGGCAAGGATTGACCAGCCTCGAAGAAGTGTTAGGCTGTACTAACGAATAA
- a CDS encoding type II secretion system F family protein, protein MATLGKTARDSQVKELIFAWEGKDKTGKTVRGEMRAGGEAVVNVTLRRQGIMVTKVKKKAYRSGKKITDKDISLFTRQLATMMRAGVPLLQSFDIVGKGHANPSVSKLVMDLRADIETGTSLNQAFRKYPLYFDPLFCNLVGAGEQAGILEDLLTRLAVYKEKTLAIKGKIKSALTYPLAILAVAFIVTAVIMIWVVPAFKEVFKSFGAALPAPTLFVMALSEFFVNWWYLIFGGLFAVIYFFFQAWRRSPKMQRFMDVAMLKVPVFGAVIRKATIARWTRTLATMFAAGVPLVESLDSVGGAAGNAVYLDATRRIQNEVSTGTSLTVAMQNADVFPNLVTQMVAIGEESGSLDAMLGKVADFYEEEVDEAVAALASLMEPMIMVILGVLIGGLVIAMYLPIFKLGSVV, encoded by the coding sequence ATGGCCACATTGGGCAAAACGGCGCGGGACAGCCAGGTCAAGGAACTCATCTTTGCCTGGGAAGGCAAGGACAAGACCGGCAAAACCGTGCGCGGAGAAATGCGCGCCGGCGGCGAGGCCGTGGTCAACGTCACCTTGCGCCGGCAAGGCATCATGGTGACCAAGGTCAAGAAAAAGGCTTACCGCAGCGGCAAGAAAATCACCGACAAGGATATCTCGCTGTTCACCCGCCAGCTGGCCACGATGATGCGCGCCGGCGTGCCGCTGCTGCAATCGTTCGACATCGTCGGCAAGGGCCATGCCAATCCGTCGGTGTCGAAGCTGGTGATGGACTTGCGCGCCGACATAGAAACCGGCACCAGCCTGAACCAGGCTTTCCGCAAATACCCGCTGTATTTCGACCCGCTGTTTTGTAACCTGGTCGGCGCCGGCGAACAGGCCGGCATCCTGGAAGACTTGCTGACCCGGCTCGCGGTCTACAAGGAAAAGACGCTGGCCATCAAGGGCAAGATCAAGTCGGCGCTGACCTATCCGCTGGCGATCCTGGCGGTGGCCTTCATCGTCACGGCGGTGATCATGATCTGGGTGGTGCCGGCGTTCAAGGAAGTATTCAAGAGTTTTGGCGCGGCCTTGCCGGCGCCGACACTGTTCGTCATGGCGCTGTCGGAATTTTTCGTCAATTGGTGGTACCTGATCTTCGGCGGCCTGTTCGCGGTGATCTACTTCTTTTTCCAGGCCTGGCGCCGCTCGCCGAAGATGCAGCGCTTCATGGACGTGGCCATGCTGAAAGTGCCGGTATTCGGCGCCGTGATACGCAAGGCGACCATCGCGCGCTGGACCCGCACGCTGGCGACCATGTTCGCGGCCGGCGTGCCGCTGGTCGAATCGCTGGACTCGGTCGGCGGCGCGGCCGGCAACGCGGTCTACCTGGACGCCACCCGGCGCATCCAGAATGAAGTCAGCACCGGCACCAGCCTGACGGTGGCGATGCAAAATGCCGACGTGTTCCCCAACCTGGTCACGCAAATGGTGGCGATCGGCGAAGAGTCCGGCTCGCTCGACGCGATGCTGGGCAAGGTCGCCGATTTTTACGAGGAAGAAGTCGACGAGGCGGTGGCCGCGCTGGCGTCGCTGATGGAACCGATGATCATGGTGATCCTGGGGGTGCTGATCGGCGGCCTGGTGATTGCCATGTATTTGCCGATCTTCAAGCTGGGTTCGGTGGTGTAA
- a CDS encoding prepilin peptidase yields MLQDTLLFAEPANLLVSLVAGLFGLLIGSFLNVVIYRIPKMMQRESDNYVAAESGHALPHTDRFNLMVPRSCCPHCDHQISALENIPLVSYLVLGGKCSACKAPISIRYPLVELLTGVLSAVLIWHFGSGWAGLSTLLFLYALLAMTFIDADTQLLPDDLTLPLLWAGLLINIHATFVPLQDAVIGAAAGYLALWAVYWAFKLATGKEGMGYGDFKLLAALGAWLGWAMLPTIILLSSVVGALVGITLIVFTKRGRDKPIPFGPYLAAAGLIALLYGTPLSHLTLSLLG; encoded by the coding sequence ATGCTGCAAGATACCCTGTTATTTGCCGAACCGGCCAACCTGCTGGTCAGCCTGGTCGCCGGCCTGTTCGGCTTGTTGATCGGTAGTTTCCTCAACGTCGTGATTTACCGCATCCCGAAGATGATGCAGCGCGAATCGGATAATTACGTGGCCGCCGAAAGCGGCCACGCGCTGCCGCACACCGACCGCTTCAACCTGATGGTGCCGCGCTCGTGCTGTCCGCATTGCGACCACCAGATCAGCGCGCTGGAAAACATTCCGCTAGTCAGCTACCTGGTCCTCGGCGGCAAATGCAGCGCCTGCAAGGCGCCGATCTCGATCCGCTATCCGCTGGTCGAATTGCTGACCGGCGTGCTGTCGGCGGTGCTGATCTGGCATTTCGGCAGCGGCTGGGCCGGCCTGTCGACGCTGCTGTTCCTGTATGCGCTGCTGGCGATGACCTTCATCGACGCCGACACCCAGTTGTTGCCGGACGACTTGACCTTGCCGCTGCTGTGGGCCGGCTTGCTGATCAATATCCACGCTACTTTCGTGCCGCTGCAAGATGCCGTGATCGGCGCCGCGGCCGGTTATCTGGCGCTGTGGGCCGTGTATTGGGCCTTCAAACTGGCGACAGGAAAAGAGGGAATGGGATATGGTGACTTCAAGTTGCTGGCCGCGCTGGGCGCCTGGCTGGGCTGGGCCATGCTGCCCACCATCATCCTGTTGTCATCGGTGGTCGGCGCGCTGGTCGGCATTACATTGATCGTGTTCACCAAGCGCGGCCGTGACAAGCCGATTCCATTCGGCCCCTACCTGGCCGCGGCTGGCTTGATCGCGCTGCTATACGGCACGCCGCTGTCGCACCTGACCCTCAGCCTTCTCGGCTGA
- the coaE gene encoding dephospho-CoA kinase (Dephospho-CoA kinase (CoaE) performs the final step in coenzyme A biosynthesis.), producing MEAQTAPFFSIGLTGGIGCGKTTVADLFAARGASVIDTDQIAHRLTAAGGAAMPALLEQFGPGVADAGGAMDRAKMRALVFSDPQAKARLEAILHPRIRSATVQAAAEATGSYVIFAVPLLVESGGWKQRVNRVLVIDCPESLQISRVMARNGLPEAQVKSIMATQATRQVRLAAADDIIANDGEIAALLPQIERLHALYLDFSLRMAAIPSQRL from the coding sequence ATGGAAGCACAAACAGCGCCGTTTTTCAGCATCGGACTGACTGGCGGCATAGGCTGCGGCAAGACCACGGTGGCCGACCTGTTCGCCGCGCGCGGCGCCAGCGTCATCGATACCGACCAGATCGCACACCGTTTGACGGCGGCCGGCGGCGCCGCGATGCCGGCCTTGCTGGAGCAGTTCGGCCCCGGCGTGGCCGATGCCGGCGGCGCGATGGACCGGGCCAAGATGCGCGCGCTGGTATTTTCCGACCCGCAAGCCAAGGCCAGGCTGGAAGCGATCTTGCATCCGCGCATACGCAGCGCCACCGTGCAGGCGGCAGCCGAAGCGACCGGCAGTTATGTGATCTTCGCGGTGCCGCTGCTGGTCGAATCGGGCGGCTGGAAACAGCGGGTGAACCGGGTGCTGGTCATCGATTGTCCGGAAAGCCTGCAAATTTCGCGCGTCATGGCCCGTAACGGCTTGCCGGAAGCGCAGGTCAAGTCCATCATGGCGACACAGGCGACGCGCCAGGTGCGGCTGGCGGCGGCCGACGATATCATCGCCAATGATGGGGAAATCGCCGCTTTGCTGCCCCAAATCGAGCGCTTGCATGCTTTATATCTGGATTTTTCGCTAAGAATGGCGGCAATCCCGTCGCAACGTTTGTAA